One part of the Lycium ferocissimum isolate CSIRO_LF1 chromosome 8, AGI_CSIRO_Lferr_CH_V1, whole genome shotgun sequence genome encodes these proteins:
- the LOC132068816 gene encoding leucine-rich repeat extensin-like protein 4 yields the protein MGRSFLLVLLLQIIVTEVASAGVGVGVGIGGGTGGVWFGGGINTPGPGGVPSSQNSAYTALQTWKSAITDDPLGILNNWVGPNVCTYKGIFCSHSQDYMGNPTDPVVTGIDLNHANLQGTLVKELSFLTQMSLLHLNTNRFSGTIPQTFKDLSSLVELDLSNNHFSGPFPATVLYIPNLVYLDLRYNSFSGPIPEDLFNKKLDAIFLNNNQFDGELPQSLGNSPASVINFANNKFSGSIPFSLGYMGPRIKEILFLNNQLNGCIPEGVGMWTDLQVLDVSANSLMGHLPDTISCLSGIEVLNLAHNKLTGELPDLVCSIRSLVNLSVAYNFFTELSQDCDKLPLRNVGIDFSLNCIPGRQMQRPQPECSVIPGGSLSCLRVPAVKPLVCGTIIGDEKTTSISSPPSN from the coding sequence ATGGGGAGAagttttcttcttgttttgcTCCTTCAAATCATAGTTACTGAAGTTGCTAGTGctggtgttggtgttggtgttggcaTAGGTGGTGGGACTGGAGGTGTTTGGTTTGGTGGAGGGATTAACACTCCAGGACCAGGTGGAGTTCCTTCTAGCCAAAATTCAGCTTACACTGCTCTTCAAACATGGAAATCTGCAATAACTGATGACCCATTGGGAATCTTGAACAATTGGGTTGGTCCAAATGTGTGCACTTACAAAGGTATCTTTTGTTCACACTCTCAAGATTACATGGGCAACCCAACTGACcctgttgttacaggtatagaTCTCAATCATGCAAATCTTCAAGGCACTCTTGTTAAAGAACTGTCTTTCTTAACACAAATGTCTCTCCTTCACCTTAATACCAACAGATTTTCAGGCACAATCCCACAAACATTTAAAGATTTGTCATCTCTTGTTGAGTTAGACCTTAGTAACAACCATTTCTCTGGTCCTTTCCCTGCTACAGTTCTATACATCCCTAATCTTGTTTATTTAGATCTTAGATACAATAGTTTCTCAGGGCCAATTCCTGAAGATCTCTTCAACAAAAAACTTGATGCTATCTTTCTTAATAATAACCAGTTTGATGGTGAGTTGCCACAGAGTTTAGGGAATTCTCCTGCTTCAGTTATTAATTTTGCTAATAACAAGTTTAGTGGCAGTATTCCTTTTAGTTTGGGGTACATGGGTCCAAGAATTAAAgagattttgttcctaaacaacCAGTTAAATGGTTGTATACCAGAAGGTGTGGGAATGTGGACAGATTTGCAAGTTCTTGATGTGAGTGCCAATTCACTAATGGGACATTTGCCAGATACAATTTCTTGCTTGAGTGGCATTGAAGTACTTAACTTGGCACATAACAAGTTGACTGGAGAGTTGCCTGACTTGGTTTGTTCAATAAGAAGCCTTGTGAATTTGTCTGTTGCTTATAATTTCTTCACTGAGTTGAGTCAAGATTGTGACAAACTTCCTTTAAGAAATGTTGGAATTGATTTCTCATTGAATTGTATTCCTGGAAGGCAAATGCAAAGGCCTCAACCTGAGTGTTCTGTGATTCCTGGTGGTAGTCTTAGTTGTCTTAGAGTACCTGCAGTTAAGCCTCTTGTTTGTGGAACAATCATTGGTGATGAAAAAACTACTAGTATTTCATCACCTCCTTCTAATTAA